CCGATCTGCCAGACCCCTTGCGGAGGGCTGGGAATGTTCGCCAGGAACGAGGTCGCCGAGGCAGCGAGGTTGTGCGCGCTCACGCGCCCACCGTATCGGTCCCCATCGGACGTTCCGAGTGCTGGGGCTTTCCCGGGGAGATCTGCGCTGGTGGTCGGGTGGCGGAACCTCAGTCGTCTTCTCGCTGCGGGATCTTTTTCCCAAGTGGCTCCGCCACGAGGGAAAAAGCCGTCCTCGCGAGAAGACGACCGAGAACCCGCTGCTGGTCGGCTTGCGTGCGTGGTCGCTGCTCAGCGGCTTCGCCGCTGACAGGACAACCGCCTACCGCCGTGGTCAGCGGGAGCGGACGCCTCGGCCCAGCTCGGCGGCGAGCTCGCGGACGCCGTCGACGCCCTCTCGTTCGGCGCGGTCGATGAAGGCCGAGCCGACGATGACGCCGTCGGCGAACTTCGCGACCTCCGCGGCCTGCTCGCCGGAACGGACCCCGAGGCCAACGCCGATCGGCAGGTCCGTGTGCGCGCGCGTGCGCCGGACCAGGCTCTCCGCCTTGTCGCCGACGGTGGCGCGAGCACCCGTCACGCCCATCACCGAGGTGGCGTAGACGAAACCGGAACTGGCCTTCGCCGTCATCGCCAGCCGCTGCTCCGTGGACGACGGGGCGACCAGGAAGATCCGGTCCACGCCGTGCGCGTCGGAGGCGGCCATCCAGTCGTCGGCCTCGTCCGGGACGAGGTCCGGGGTGATCACCCCGAGGCCGCCCGCCGCCTTCAGGTCGCGGGCGAACGCGTCCGGGCCGTACTGGTGCACCGGGTTCCAGTAGGTCATCACGACCGCGTGCCTGCCCGCCTCGGCGACCGAGGACACCACGTCGAACAGGTCCCGGATGCGGAACCCCGCGCGCAGCGCCACGTCCCCCGCGGCCTGGATGGTCGGACCGTCGATGACCGGGTCGGAGTAAGGGACGCCGACCTCGACGATGTCGCAGCCCGGCGCGTCGTCGGTGCCGCCGAGCATCCCCGCCAGCAGCTCCTGCGAACCCGCCACCGTGGGATACCCCGCGGGCAGGTAGCCGACCAGCGCGGCGCGGTCCTCGTCGCGGCAGGCCGCGAACACCTCGTGCAGGCTCACCGGGCCGCCTCCCCCACTGCGTCGTCCGCGACGGTCTCGCCGGACTCGTCGACGAGGCCGAAGTACTTCGCGGCCGTGTCCATGTCCTTGTCGCCCCGGCCCGACAGGCTCACCAGCAACGTGGCGTCCGGGCCGAGTTCCTTGCCGAGCTCCAGCGCGCCCGCGAGGGCATGCGCGGACTCGATGGCCGGGATGATGCCCTCGGTGCGGGAGAGCAGCTTGAACGCCTGCATCGCCTCGTCGTCGGTGACGGCGCGGTACTCGGCGCGGCCGGCGTCCTTGAGGTACGAGTGCTCCGGCCCCACGCCGGGATAGTCCAGGCCCGCCGAGATCGAATAGGCCTCGGTGATCTGCCCGTCGTCGTCCTGCAGCAGGTACGAGCGGGCGCCGTGCAGCGTGCCGGGCGTGCCCTTGCTCAAGGTCGCGCCGTGCTCACCGCTGTCGAGGCCGTGCCCCGCGGGCTCGTAGCCGACCAGGCGCACGCCCGGGTCGTCGATGAAGCCGTGGAAGATGCCGATGGCGTTGGAGCCGCCGCCGACGCAGGCGACCACCGCGTCCGGCAGGCCGCCGAACTTCTCGAGGGACTGCTCGCGCGCCTCCTCGCCGATGATCTTGTGGAAGTTGCGCACCATCACCGGGAACGGGTGCGCCCCGGCGGCCGTGCCCAGCAGGTAATGGGTGTCCTCGACGCTGGCG
This window of the Saccharopolyspora gloriosae genome carries:
- the trpA gene encoding tryptophan synthase subunit alpha, translated to MSLHEVFAACRDEDRAALVGYLPAGYPTVAGSQELLAGMLGGTDDAPGCDIVEVGVPYSDPVIDGPTIQAAGDVALRAGFRIRDLFDVVSSVAEAGRHAVVMTYWNPVHQYGPDAFARDLKAAGGLGVITPDLVPDEADDWMAASDAHGVDRIFLVAPSSTEQRLAMTAKASSGFVYATSVMGVTGARATVGDKAESLVRRTRAHTDLPIGVGLGVRSGEQAAEVAKFADGVIVGSAFIDRAEREGVDGVRELAAELGRGVRSR
- the trpB gene encoding tryptophan synthase subunit beta, whose protein sequence is MATVHDAQHDRAHRPGRPVPEGHDPDERGHFGPYGGRFMPEALIAAQDELTAEYEKAQLDPEFTDELARLLRDYAGRPSLLTEAKRFGEHAGGARILLKREDLNHTGSHKINNVLGQALLVKRMGKKRVIAETGAGQHGVATATACALLDLDCVIYMGKVDTERQALNVARMRLLGAEVRPVANGSATLKDAINEALRDWVASVEDTHYLLGTAAGAHPFPVMVRNFHKIIGEEAREQSLEKFGGLPDAVVACVGGGSNAIGIFHGFIDDPGVRLVGYEPAGHGLDSGEHGATLSKGTPGTLHGARSYLLQDDDGQITEAYSISAGLDYPGVGPEHSYLKDAGRAEYRAVTDDEAMQAFKLLSRTEGIIPAIESAHALAGALELGKELGPDATLLVSLSGRGDKDMDTAAKYFGLVDESGETVADDAVGEAAR